A part of Salvelinus alpinus chromosome 23, SLU_Salpinus.1, whole genome shotgun sequence genomic DNA contains:
- the c23h14orf119 gene encoding uncharacterized protein C14orf119 homolog isoform X1 yields the protein MSRPTRSSLLWCTMSWFFHVNQGSNQQPPVMMPPAAGALSSNTLDTANTAGQGWLCTQSSSSSPSLADFPSVPQGLVPPSLENLSCTSLKSAAGREPLPLSYVTLQEQRCVLSWFLSWSTAQRERFLQDLLGKAVPGKVCTLLESLNTLQVKDSPPNIFECQLRLWTQWFESWSEEERNSFLHILEERDPIFVADFYRGVAGTAGRD from the exons atgagccgtcctaccCGCAGCAGTCTTCTGTGGTGTACA ATGTCCTGGTTCTTCCATGTCAATCAAGGCTCAAACCAACAGCCCCCTGTCATGATGCCCCCAGCTGCTGGTGCCCTGTCTagcaacacactggatacagctaaCACTGCTGGGCAGGGTTGGCTCTGCACACAGTCCAGTTCGTCTTCACCCAGCCTGGCAGACTTTCCGTCAGTACCACAGGGTTTAGTGCCTCCCAGCTTGGAGAACCTATCTTGTACCTCTCTGAAGTCAGCGGCAGGCAGAGAGCCCCTACCACTCTCCTACGTAACTCTTCAGGAGCAGCGTTGTGTATTGAGCTGGTTCTTGAGCTGGAGCACTGCCCAGAGGGAAAGGTTTCTGCAGGACCTGTTGGGGAAAGCTGTGCCAGGGAAAGTGTGCACCCTTCTCGAGTCGCTCAATACGCTACAG GTTAAGGACAGCCCACCAAATATCTTTGAGTGCCAACTGCGCCTCTGGACCCAATGGTTTGAGTCatggagtgaggaggagaggaacagttTCCTGCACATTCTAGAAGAGAGGGACCCAATCTTTGTTGCCGACTTCTACAGAGGTGTAGCTGGGACAGCAGGCAGGGATTGA
- the c23h14orf119 gene encoding uncharacterized protein C14orf119 homolog isoform X3 translates to MSWFFHVNQGSNQQPPVMMPPAAGALSSNTLDTANTAGQGWLCTQSSSSSPSLADFPSVPQGLVPPSLENLSCTSLKSAAGREPLPLSYVTLQEQRCVLSWFLSWSTAQRERFLQDLLGKAVPGKVCTLLESLNTLQVKDSPPNIFECQLRLWTQWFESWSEEERNSFLHILEERDPIFVADFYRGVAGTAGRD, encoded by the exons ATGTCCTGGTTCTTCCATGTCAATCAAGGCTCAAACCAACAGCCCCCTGTCATGATGCCCCCAGCTGCTGGTGCCCTGTCTagcaacacactggatacagctaaCACTGCTGGGCAGGGTTGGCTCTGCACACAGTCCAGTTCGTCTTCACCCAGCCTGGCAGACTTTCCGTCAGTACCACAGGGTTTAGTGCCTCCCAGCTTGGAGAACCTATCTTGTACCTCTCTGAAGTCAGCGGCAGGCAGAGAGCCCCTACCACTCTCCTACGTAACTCTTCAGGAGCAGCGTTGTGTATTGAGCTGGTTCTTGAGCTGGAGCACTGCCCAGAGGGAAAGGTTTCTGCAGGACCTGTTGGGGAAAGCTGTGCCAGGGAAAGTGTGCACCCTTCTCGAGTCGCTCAATACGCTACAG GTTAAGGACAGCCCACCAAATATCTTTGAGTGCCAACTGCGCCTCTGGACCCAATGGTTTGAGTCatggagtgaggaggagaggaacagttTCCTGCACATTCTAGAAGAGAGGGACCCAATCTTTGTTGCCGACTTCTACAGAGGTGTAGCTGGGACAGCAGGCAGGGATTGA
- the c23h14orf119 gene encoding uncharacterized protein C14orf119 homolog isoform X2, which yields MPFIMSRPTRSSLLWCTMSWFFHVNQGSNQQPPVMMPPAAGALSSNTLDTANTAGQGWLCTQSSSSSPSLADFPSVPQGLVPPSLENLSCTSLKSAAGREPLPLSYVTLQEQRCVLSWFLSWSTAQRERFLQDLLGKAVPGKVCTLLESLNTLQVKDSPPNIFECQLRLWTQWFESWSEEERNSFLHILEERDPIFVADFYRGVAGTAGRD from the exons ATG ccatttattatgagccgtcctaccCGCAGCAGTCTTCTGTGGTGTACA ATGTCCTGGTTCTTCCATGTCAATCAAGGCTCAAACCAACAGCCCCCTGTCATGATGCCCCCAGCTGCTGGTGCCCTGTCTagcaacacactggatacagctaaCACTGCTGGGCAGGGTTGGCTCTGCACACAGTCCAGTTCGTCTTCACCCAGCCTGGCAGACTTTCCGTCAGTACCACAGGGTTTAGTGCCTCCCAGCTTGGAGAACCTATCTTGTACCTCTCTGAAGTCAGCGGCAGGCAGAGAGCCCCTACCACTCTCCTACGTAACTCTTCAGGAGCAGCGTTGTGTATTGAGCTGGTTCTTGAGCTGGAGCACTGCCCAGAGGGAAAGGTTTCTGCAGGACCTGTTGGGGAAAGCTGTGCCAGGGAAAGTGTGCACCCTTCTCGAGTCGCTCAATACGCTACAG GTTAAGGACAGCCCACCAAATATCTTTGAGTGCCAACTGCGCCTCTGGACCCAATGGTTTGAGTCatggagtgaggaggagaggaacagttTCCTGCACATTCTAGAAGAGAGGGACCCAATCTTTGTTGCCGACTTCTACAGAGGTGTAGCTGGGACAGCAGGCAGGGATTGA